A portion of the Hyalangium minutum genome contains these proteins:
- a CDS encoding MarR family winged helix-turn-helix transcriptional regulator: MAHETESPEVKLEELDLGYLALFVGMRVNEQVLEGIHAAGFTGVRHSHGYVVQHLLGGPRSISELAALLEVTQQAASKTVAELTQLGLLEPVSSADARVRRVQLSARGHTLVDTGRTLRAELQQRFEASLGKRAVQDARTLLARVLTSLGGAEAVQSRRIRLPR; the protein is encoded by the coding sequence ATGGCACATGAGACAGAGAGCCCGGAGGTGAAGCTCGAGGAGCTGGATCTGGGGTACCTGGCCCTCTTCGTGGGCATGCGGGTGAACGAGCAGGTGCTGGAGGGGATCCACGCGGCCGGCTTCACGGGTGTGCGCCACTCCCACGGCTACGTCGTCCAGCACCTGCTGGGCGGCCCGCGCTCCATCAGCGAGCTGGCCGCGCTGCTGGAGGTGACGCAGCAGGCCGCGTCCAAGACGGTGGCCGAGCTCACCCAGCTGGGCCTGCTCGAGCCGGTCTCCTCGGCGGATGCGCGGGTGCGGCGGGTGCAGCTCTCCGCTCGGGGCCATACCCTTGTGGACACGGGGCGGACGCTGCGCGCCGAGCTGCAGCAGCGCTTCGAAGCGAGCCTCGGCAAGCGCGCCGTGCAGGATGCGCGCACGCTCCTGGCACGGGTGCTCACCTCGCTCGGGGGCGCCGAGGCCGTGCAGTCCCGGCGGATCCGTCTCCCTCGGTGA
- a CDS encoding nuclear transport factor 2 family protein — MSTPNLDIARRFVQAVERGATAEALRPFFDPALSHHEYPNRLFPKGVKRDVQAMLESSEKGQKVLSSQRYEIRGAVASGDEVALEIDWTGTLSVPLGTLKPGDTLHAMIGQFFTFRDGRIVSLRNYDCYDPF; from the coding sequence ATGTCCACACCGAACCTCGACATCGCCCGCCGTTTCGTCCAAGCCGTTGAGCGGGGCGCCACCGCGGAGGCGCTGCGCCCGTTCTTTGACCCGGCCTTGTCCCATCACGAGTACCCCAACCGGCTCTTCCCGAAGGGCGTGAAGCGGGACGTGCAGGCCATGCTGGAGTCCTCGGAGAAGGGCCAGAAGGTCCTCTCCTCCCAGCGCTACGAGATCCGCGGTGCGGTGGCCTCCGGCGACGAGGTGGCGCTGGAGATCGACTGGACGGGAACGCTCTCGGTGCCCCTGGGGACGCTGAAGCCGGGGGACACGCTGCACGCCATGATTGGCCAGTTCTTCACGTTCCGGGACGGCCGCATCGTCTCCCTGCGCAACTACGACTGCTACGATCCCTTCTAA